GGAAGGGCTGGATGTGCCAGCATTGGCCAGACGGGCGGCTTAGTCCAGACGCCTGCCCTTCAAGTAGGGGACTGGGCTGGTGCTGCCAGGACCCCCAAccgagctggggggtgggggttggtgtGGGTCTGCCCAGAGCCATGCTCAGGCCCTGCGGGTCCCTCCTGCTGGTGACGGGGGGACGACCCAGCACAGCACGGCATGACCGCCCCGCTGGGCCAAGGGatggctgtgggggcagggggtggatggGCTGGTGGGTGGCACATCCCTgtgccaactggggggggggggatcatgtggggggggagggagccctgGTGAACAGCTGGCCATCTACCACCTGGCTGTGTCTGACTCCCGGTCCCTGcagtccaccccttcccccattccatGGGCTGAAGatcagggttcccccccccccccggggtttTCTCCAGAGCCGCACCAGCCTTGCAGCAGGACCTGAATTTCTGCTCCTCATCTGGCCGTGTTTCGGGGGGGAGGGCAGCCGTTGCTCTGAAGGCCTGCCAGATCTCCTCATCACAGCGAGAAACGCTGCTCATTGCTTCCTGCTGCAGGAAATCGGCAGCGGACCCACCGAAGCAGCGTGGAGAATCAGGCGGAACGGCCTGGCGGTGGAATGCCCCCAGGGCAAGTGGGGGGACAACCACATCTGTTGGGAACTTGAAACCCCCCTCGACAAGAAATGCTTCATTTATTCCCCCCGTGAACAGCCCACCAGGGGCCCAGGCCTGGGAGGTAACGCTGCAAGGCCTTAAAGCTGGGATGGGAGAAAAGTTCGGGACTTTGTGAAGGTGAGTGTGGGGGCTGGGACTGAAAGAACAGCTGCCTCCCATAGCTCCTTGATCCCCTGGGGCGTTACAGACTCTCGGGGTAGAGATCTCTCcccctgaaatgcagctgtctctggggtggaacagggcAGCTGACTACTAGACACAACAGGAATTAGGACTCCTGGTTCTATTTGCTGCTGAGTGACCAGGGGCAAGACtcctcccttctctgtgcctctacTTCCCCATGTGCAAGGTGGGATAAGGGGTCTGTGCATCCCAGGGGGTTTAAGTACTTGGAGGTGTTCAGTTGCAAGGCCCCTGTAGCGCCAAGAGTTACTATTAACGATGGGCTGGGTCAATGGCTGACACTTCTCAGAAGTATTTAACCCATGGATCCCTGGATCTGAACCAGAGAGGTGTGtcgtttcccccccccaccccacacacacacacaatgctcaGTCACACTCTTTCCAGCAGGTCACACTTTATTAGGCTGCTGCTCCAGTCTGCGCAGGCTCTGCCCGGGGAGGGTGCTTGGCTTGTTGGTGAATGGGTGCCACTGGCCCTGGATGCTGGGGTTGTCTGTGTGGAAGGGCTTGCGGATGCGAATGATCTCCAGCCCCGACTGGTTGGCCAGCTTCTGGACCAGCTGCGTTATCTCAGCCACTGTCTTGTCAGCGATGATCTCTTCCCTCACTGCTCCGTTcactggaaggagagagaagagccCAGGGAGTTAGCCCAGACCTGCTCTTACCACCGGACACGCAGGCTACGCTCGGCACGGAGGTCTCTGAAGGCCTGGGGTGCAAAAGAAATGCAGTGGCAAGGCTAGTAATAAAGCACACGTCTGCAGTGCCTCATTTAAAGGGACCCCAATGTGAGCTACATGgactctgaccccctcccccactgaaatgcagccacctctggggtggaacatggcagctgtttgcAACAGTACACAACACTTGAGGATGGGATGCAAAGGAGAAACAATTTAAACTACAGGGGGCTTGGGGTGGTAGGTCACCCTCCCCATTTGGAATGTGGCAGTCGAAATATTGCCCTGATCCACGCCTGCTTAGCTGTAGGTCTGGGCGCATGGCTGCAAGCCAGACTCCTCTGTCCTTCCCACCCAGCTACCCCTCAGAGGGGGATGCAGGAGAGACTCCTACacttctcatagaatcatagaatatcagggttggaagggacctcgggaggtatctagtccaaccccctgctcaaagcaggaccaatccccatttaaatcatcccagccagggctttgtcaagcctgaccttaaaaacttctaagacaggagattccaccacctccctaggtaacgcattccagtgcttcacaaccctcctagtgaaaaagtttttcctaatatccaacctaaacctcccccactgcaacttgagaccattagtccttgttctgtcatctgctaccactgagaacagcctagagccatcctctttggaaccccccttcaggtagttgaaagctagCTTCAGGCTGAGGGGGCGTCTGGCTTCTGCCCCCAGTGGGAGGCACAAGGATCTGCATCTTGTCAGCTGCATGCGTCATCGAGCCCTCGCAGGAATAACAGGGCCCGTGCTCCGGGCAGCTCAGCAGGAAGGCCCCTCTCTCGACACTGTCAGTGTGTCTCCGTGCTGGCACAGCACAGCGAGGGGGCCGTCTTCATTTCTCTCGCCTCCCACCAGTTGTGTGCCTAGCCCTCCCAGGGAATCAATGCAGCCCATGCCCAGGCAAGCCCCCTTCCTGCCAGACCCTGGGGCGATTCTTGTGCAAGCTGGGAAGAGGGGCAGCCGCTATTCTTAGCCCAGCGTGATGCGATCTGCAGTGGCAGGTCCCGTTCCGCGAGCGTGCGCTAGAGCCTCCTGCGGTTCCtcatggcctgatttttaaaatccctccgcagccccctctgctcagCTCTCTGGCTGTGCTGCTGAAAGGGGCTGCGCCGGCCGTGGGGGGAACTGAACAGGAGAGCTCCAGCTAGCGGCAGGGCAGGTTCTCCCCGCACCAAGGCGCCTTGCCTCTGCTGAGCGTCGGAGAGCGGTTCTGAATGGACCAGTTCCCGGCTAAAGGGCTCCGGTGTGGGTTCACCCGTCTTAGGGAGCGCTGCGACGGCGCTGGGGGTGGTGCAGGCAGCTGGCCCCCAAGCTGAGACCCTGCCAGCTCGCTGCACACAGGCTGCAGGACTGCTGGCCTCAATACACCTGCCAGCGGCATTCAGAGGTGTCAGTCAGGATGGGCTGACAGGTAGCCGCGGCCCTTGCACTGGGCACAATTTTTGATCGGTGCTCTGGCACCTCACGAAGAGCCAGACAGGAAACACCACTGGCCTTTCAGCTGAAGGGCCAGCAAAGGACTCCTGCTTCCCTGTAACAACACCCGCGTCCCTGCAGTGAACCCAACAGCCCCACTCCAGCCTGACCAAGGGGAGAATGTGCCGCAAGGCCCATGCGGGAGATCCAGGGCCAGGGGTCTCTCCCGAGACCCTCCCACCAGTTATGGAGAGTCAATGGCACTTGTGGCCATTAACCCCTTtgctgctgggagaagaggcCTTGGCTTTCTCCAGGATGGGAGTGATCTTAACGAGTGCTCAGTGAATGGAACACAGCCGGGTAACGTGCTCCCACCAGGAGCCTGCCAGAGACCTGAGGATGGGGCAGGCTGGAGGACAAGAAGGGGCGAGTTCTCCTGTAGCTCGGCACTGGCAGGTTTCAGCTCCACTCAGAGAAGCATGTGCAGGGACTCAGTTGGTGTCAGACTGTCCTGGCGAGGACAGCCCAGTTCTCTTCCAATCGCTCCCGGTGTTCAGAGCCCGCTCTGTGGGCAGGGGGACAcagggttggggaagggagtTCCCTGGCGGGCATGGGGAGGGTTAAAGCACCAGCAGGAAACTGCACTTTAAGACAATTGCTGATCCTTACAGAGCTGCTTGGGTTTGCCAGCTGGGATAGCCATGCTCTGCATGATGCCCGGGTGGCAGCCTGGCTAAGGGGAGTATGCTATGGCACTCCTGAATAAGAACACGGCTGCACGCAGGCTGCAGACAGCCATCGCCTTCagccaaaccactgagctcttgAACGCTTCCTCAGTCAGAGACCAGGAGACAACTGGCCATGGGGCTGCAGGCCCagcagggtgggagaaggggagccTGATCGGGGTGGGGCTCAGCAGCAAAGGGGATTTGCCCAGTGACCAACCCCCTCCTCTACCCCTCTCCCAATTACATCTACCTCCTCCCCTcgccctgctccagcccttccTAAATGCTGCCCCTGAACATCACTTACTCCTGCACCCTCACCCGTTGCGAACCACTTCTCTGGCTCCCCAAACTGCTCCCCCTTTGCCTTCAGGGCCTTGTTACACCTCTGCTGgcatcccctcccccctttctgcTCTCCCAGTGACCCCAGCCTCCATAGCTGCTCTACCATGTGCCTCTGTCCCCATGGCTTGGGATACCCTTCCCTTCAGAAACCTCCTGGGCAAATGGCTGCCCTCCCCTGGTCCACATCACTCCTCAAAACTTGCTTCTGCTGCATCACCTACAAGGAAATACTtacttcctcccccgccccccccaggtgTGACCGACTGTGCCATCTGATCAAGTGCTAACGGGGCTCTCCTCGCCAGATCATCCTAGCAACTAAACTGAGTGATCTTCTTTCAGCAGCCTGGGTCCCTTCTTATCATGTGTTATATCCTCCCTTGTCCGTCTAGTCCATCATTCAGCCTGTAAGCACTTTGGGACAGGGTCCTCTCTTCTGCCAGCAACCTAGCTGCTTGGGGGCACTGTGCAATGATCTCACCATTTCCAGTGAGCAAAACTCAGAGGCAGAAGTGACTTTCTGTACAGCTACTCCAACCTCTGAATTGCCAAACAATAACCTACTGCCAGCAAGAGCTGATTCTAAGAGGACATGTCTCAGATCAATGCATTTCCACATGTGATCACATGTCAATGCCTCTCTAGCCTTTCTGTCCACAGCAAAATACCGAGTGCTTTGCATTTTCTTCTCCAGATACAGTTCTTTACTCTGCTTTTTGTCTTATTTGTGCATCTGAGAAATCTATTCAGGGAGACAGCACCACCTACCCTTCAGAAGCCGTACTGCGATGCTAAGGTAGTACTTCCCTGGCAAGATGTTAAAAGCCCATTGACACTGCCTAGATTTCAAATTAGCAGTGTTGCTATATCCACACACCTGCCAGGAaatgagacagacaaggtgggtgagataactacttttattggaccaacttttgttggtggaagagacaaacCTTTGTGCTAcgcagagctgttcttcagggcTAATCCCTGTGTaggttgaaagcttgtctttgtctcctccacctgcagaAATTAGGCCAGTAAAAGACTCTCTCACACGCCTTGTCTCTAGTGGATTTCAAGCtgatttaaatataatttcaggTCCTACATCTGGTCCTGACCAACTGCTGTGGTCttacaatcacatttttaaattgttttttctcttctttcctgcTGCAAGAGACCCCAAACAGGGGAACTGGAGTACATGAGGCATATGTGCTGTCAAAAGCAAGCTTAGACAAACTTCCTTTTAGTTTCTTGTTAGTTCTCTTTGTTGCTTTAACAGATGCATGATTTTCAGACTATGACTAAACTGGGTGTCCATTTAACAAAAGCTATCATTTTCTTGGGCACTTTGACAGCACAATATGAACTGCATTATACTTCCAAGAGCTTATTCCCCCAATCCAGCCATCTGTCTGGTCTGGGTATAGCTTTACTTCGTGGAGTTTGATTCTCTCCATCCACAAAAGACTCGCAGCTCTACCGCCAGAGAAGTCCGTTGTCATAAGTCTAGAAGCTGGGGCTTGTCAGTGCTtgaaaattaattcagattaagaTAGCATGTACATTTAAAGCACTCTAGCTAGTCCTGAATAattccatgtgtggacactcttattatAAAGTAAGAATGCTTAGTTCTGGCTTAACTCCACTTTCAAAGAGGATTAAGTTATCTTTTACCTTCATACAGCTCTTCCCTTTAATGCAAGTCTCTTTGATCTGGGAGGAAGCACCCTCCAATGTGATGCTTTAAAACCCGTTTTCCGGGATGACTGTTAAATACCAGGGGAATTCTCAACAAGTCTCCCCTTCATTTAAGTTGGAAGCAGCATGTTTCATACTCACAATATTCTGCGACcactgtgggacttctgcatttctgtggggacacatacACCACCACACCAGGGTTCTGCTTGGCAAAGTCCAACACCTTCTCTTCTATGTAGCCTCTACAACAAAAAAGCAGGGAGAAATCAGAGGTGAGGGGTCAGTACTATACCACCTATATGTGAGCTCTATGACCCACCTTACAGAAGGAGTCAGGGTACAGGTGTGCTCCCCCAACGTAGGGACCACCCACCTGGCATCTAGCAGCCCGCTGAGTGAGACACGGGAGCCAGGATGAAAGGTCTGAGTGCAGGGAGTAGGAGCTTAGTGCACAGATTTTAATCTGTCCTCCGTGAGTGCTCAGAGTGCCTGGGGGTCAAGGGTTGCCTGTAcatacctccccctccccctcccccgcagggtAGAGGTCAGAGTGCAGGGATCACGgcacctgcctgccctggctaGAGGTCAGAGTGCAGGGGTCACGGGTCCTACCCGCCTGGGATAGAGGTCAGGGGTCGGGGGAGTCACggctcctgcccgccccggctAGAGGTCAGGGGTCGGGGGGTCACggctcctgcccgccccggctAGAGGTCGGGGGTCAGAGGTCGGGGGGTCAGGGCTCGTGCCCGCCCCACCTAGAGGTCAGAGATCAGGGGTTGGCGGGGTCATggctcctgcccgccccggctagaggtcaggggtcgggggagtcacggctcctgcccgccccggctagaggtcaggggtcgggggggtcacggctcctgcccgccccggctAGAGGTCAGAGGTCGGGGGGTCAGGGCTCGTGCCCGCCCCACCTAGAGGTCAGGGGTCGGGGGGGTCACggctcctgcccgccccggctAGAGGTCAGAGGTCGGGGGGTCAGGGCTCGTGCCCGCCCCACCTAGAggtcaggggtcgggggggggtcacggctcctgcccgccccggccagGGGTCAGAGGTCGGGGGGGACGCACCTGGCCCCGCGCGAGGTCTGCCCGCCGGGGCTGAAGACCAGGCTGAGGCGCTGCAGCTGACACACGTAGCGGCCCAGCCCGTTGCGCAGGACGCTGCCCAGGTAGCGGCTCGCAGTCCCGCGCGCGGTCATGGCGCCGGGCGGCTCTTCCGGCTCCGGTCCCGCCCCGGAAGTGACGTGGGCTGTTGTGGTTCCGGGGTCGCGGGAGAATGGCGCCTTCCGCGCGGCACGTGCGGGGCCCGAGAGCGGGCGGGGGCGCGCGGGGGGCGCCGGCCTGAGGGGCGGGACCGGGCTCAgcgctgctggggggaggggcgccGGGTCAGAAGGGGGCTGCCggcggggcaggaggggttgaggtgggagggggggcagggggattctGCGGGGAGGCTgccgggggggaaggagggggttgAGGTGGCAGGGAGACTCCGAGGGGGGGctgccgggggggcagggggactccgggggggcaggagaggttgaggtgggagggggggcagggggactctGCGGGGAGGCTGCCGGGGGGGCAGGAGAGGTTGAGGTgagagggggggcagggagactCCGAGGGGGGGctgccgggggggcagggggactccgggggggcaggagaggttgaggtgggagggggggcagggggactccgtgggggggctgccgggggggaaggagggggttgaggtgagagggggtgcagggagactccGAGGGGGGGCTGCCGGGGGGAGCCAGGTGAACTTGGGGCGCCCTGTGCTGGAAGCTGGCCCCGGTGGGATAATGGGGGtgcccccctccagagcccccctgcGCCTGCTTTCTGCGCTCGCCGGCTGGGCGAGGGGCCGGGGAGCCCCGCGGAGCCTGGGGGCCCTGGCTGGCCCCCCCCAGCGGCACTACAAGAAGGAGACGCTCCCTGCCTCCGAGGGCCCCATCCCGCCCGTGACCATCACCGAGATCCGTCAGTACCTGCGAGCCCAGGGCATCTCCTTCCACGACGGCTACAGCTGCCTGCATGCGCCCAGCCTCTTCgtggaggggccgggggagcagcagcagcagccccccaccGGCAGCGCCCGCTACAGCCTCTTCATCGACAAGACCACGGGCAGCTTCGTGTGCACGGCCACCCTGGCCGAGGGCACTTGGCAGGACTTCCAGGCTAGCGTGGAGCTGAAGCACAAAGGAGTCCCTCATGCTGGCCTGGAGCAGCTTGACTGGGTGGACCAGACTGGGGAGGATGCCCGCCATATCTGGGACCGGGCCCTGCCgctctgggagctgctggatgagGAGGAGACTCGGACGGCCAAGGCCATGTTCGGCATCTCCAAGGTGTCGGACGCCACCCTAAAACGCTTCGGGGTGCGCTACCTGAGAGCTGCCCGCACCCTAGTCTTCCCCTGGTTCAGCCCCCGTGGCACCGGCCTGAAGGGCCTGAAGCTGCTGGGGGCCGAGTGCCAGGGGGACACGGTACGTTACGTGGAGAACACTCTGCCGCGGCCGAGCGCCTATCACAACCTCTTCGGGCTGCCCCTGATCGGCCGCAGAGACACAGAGGTGGTGCTGACAGGCCGGGAGCTGGACACCCTGGCACTGTACCAGGCTACTGGCTTGCCCAGCTTGTCCTTACCCCGGGGGGCTACCTGCCTGCCTCCAGCCCTGCTTCCCTACCTAGAGCAGTTCAAGCGCATCACCCTGTGGCTGGGCGAAGACCTCCGCTCCTGGGAGGCTGCCAAGCTCTTCGCCCGCAAACTGAACCCCAAGCGCTGCTCCCTGGTGCGACCCGGTGACCAGCAGCCCCGGCCCTTGGAGGCTTTCACCCGCGGCATGAACCTCTCCAAGATCCTCCGCTCCGCCCTGCCTGCCGGGCACAAGTCAATCATCTCCTTCCGCCAGCTGCGGGACGAGGTCTTTGGGGAGCTGTCCAACGTGGAGCAGGTGGCCGGGGTCAAGTGGGCCCGCTTCCCTGAGCTGAACAAACTCCTCAAGGGCCACCGCAAAGGGGAGCTCACCATCTTCACAGGTGACTGGCTAGTGgcgtgagggagggggctgggagagtGGGACTCCTCTGACACCTTCGGCCTCTGTGTTTGAGCACTTCATCCCTCTGTCTTTCTTTGACCTAGTCGGGGTGTGGGGTCTCTCCATTCCTGCAGAGGTGCTCTTGTCACTCCCCTTGTCATTGATAGTACTCCTATAGCCAGGACTCAGTCGAGGTGGCTCCTACAGACTTGTGGGTTCCTGTTTAATCCTCTCTTCCCCACCTGGAATTGCTGGTAATGTCATATCCTGCACTGTAACAGCTGACTGTGATGTTACCAGGAGCCAGTTTGATTTCCAGTGAGGAatgagcagcaggagctgccagACATTGAAGCGATAAAGAGCCTCTTTTCATACCATTGGACTTAGAAATTATATTCCCTCTTGTTCCTGCCCCTACTGGAAAATGTAAGATACCTGCAGAAGTTTCTGAAGGACTCTTGGGCACAGTTGATCCTGTTGAAGTCCATCCAGGTAAA
The sequence above is drawn from the Natator depressus isolate rNatDep1 chromosome 7, rNatDep2.hap1, whole genome shotgun sequence genome and encodes:
- the TWNK gene encoding twinkle mtDNA helicase, which encodes MGVPPSRAPLRLLSALAGWARGRGAPRSLGALAGPPQRHYKKETLPASEGPIPPVTITEIRQYLRAQGISFHDGYSCLHAPSLFVEGPGEQQQQPPTGSARYSLFIDKTTGSFVCTATLAEGTWQDFQASVELKHKGVPHAGLEQLDWVDQTGEDARHIWDRALPLWELLDEEETRTAKAMFGISKVSDATLKRFGVRYLRAARTLVFPWFSPRGTGLKGLKLLGAECQGDTVRYVENTLPRPSAYHNLFGLPLIGRRDTEVVLTGRELDTLALYQATGLPSLSLPRGATCLPPALLPYLEQFKRITLWLGEDLRSWEAAKLFARKLNPKRCSLVRPGDQQPRPLEAFTRGMNLSKILRSALPAGHKSIISFRQLRDEVFGELSNVEQVAGVKWARFPELNKLLKGHRKGELTIFTGPTGSGKTTFISEYALDLCMQGVNTLWGSFEINNVRLAKIMLTQFAVRRLEEQLDQFDEWADKFEDLPLYFMTFHGHQSIKTVIETMLHAVYMYDISHVVIDNLQFMMGQEQLTVDRLAAQDYIVGAFRKFATDNSCHVSLVIHPRKEDEERELQTASIFGSAKASQEADNVLILQDRKLVTGPGKRYLQVSKNRFDGDVGVFPLEFSKASLTFSTPIKGKARLKKVKDDNGAPPKQAPAGGSGASKKQ
- the MRPL43 gene encoding large ribosomal subunit protein mL43; protein product: MTARGTASRYLGSVLRNGLGRYVCQLQRLSLVFSPGGQTSRGARGYIEEKVLDFAKQNPGVVVYVSPQKCRSPTVVAEYLNGAVREEIIADKTVAEITQLVQKLANQSGLEIIRIRKPFHTDNPSIQGQWHPFTNKPSTLPGQSLRRLEQQPNKV